The Desulfuromonas sp. TF DNA segment TCAAGGAACGGGTTCACAAGGCCCTGCATCAGGTGGGGATGCAGGATTACGCCCGCAAGGGGATCCACGCCCTCTCCCATGGGCAGAAGAAACGGATCTGCATCGCCGGAATCCTGGCCATGGAGCCCCAGGTCATCATTCTCGACGAGCCGACCGCCGGCCTCGACCCGATGGGGGTGCACAACCTGATGCATCTGCTGGAGGATCTCAACAAGAAGGAGGGGATCACCATGATCATGGCCACTCACGTGGTCGACCTGGTCCCTCTCTTCATGAGCAAGATCGCCATCCTCAGCAAGGGGCAGGTGCTTCGCTGCGGCACCCCGGAGGAGGTGTTCGGGGACCCTGAGGCGATCGAGAAGGCCAAGCTGAACCTCCCCCTGGTGGCCGAACTGATGCATATCCTCAAGACCCGCGATCATGTGAAATTGCACCACATCCCCCTGACCGTCGGCGAAGCGCGCCGGGAGATCCTGCGCCTGCTGTCGGTGCAGGACGTGGTTTCGCGAGTCTGACATGGGCGGCGAACTGCGACATGGCTT contains these protein-coding regions:
- a CDS encoding energy-coupling factor ABC transporter ATP-binding protein, encoding MLKIENLHYTYEDGTQALNGIDLEIERGAFLAVLGSNGSGKTTLIKHLNGLLHPTLGRVLLDGNPIERVEDREVFSRIGIVFQDPNDQLFASTVEEDVAFGPTNMGLAPQEIKERVHKALHQVGMQDYARKGIHALSHGQKKRICIAGILAMEPQVIILDEPTAGLDPMGVHNLMHLLEDLNKKEGITMIMATHVVDLVPLFMSKIAILSKGQVLRCGTPEEVFGDPEAIEKAKLNLPLVAELMHILKTRDHVKLHHIPLTVGEARREILRLLSVQDVVSRV